The Vitis vinifera cultivar Pinot Noir 40024 chromosome 18, ASM3070453v1 region ggattatgagggaaagaaaatgatattttcctttttcaaatggAAGCAAATTGTGATCTTTCTTCCGTTAATTTTACCtagcaccattttttttctcatttaaaacAATCTCGTTCCTTTTCCATACATCTCATTTTAAGTAATTCTGTTCATTTTCCAtaaacattttcctttttcttaacattgtatacatttaatattttatcaatataatattaaCATATAAGCACACTTTAACAAAAAGAGAATAAGATGAGGTAAAACAATCGAATAAGAACAAGATTTTGATACGAATGGGAAGAAAATAAGATCAAAGGagataataagattttgatataaataagaaaataataagagtgtgtttgttagtgattttatgaaatgttttcaatttttttattacttactAAGATCAAAGGagataataagattttgatacGAATGGGaaggtagatgggcccccaaattaacaaaatgtccatgtaactcttcaaattgagcccaagacccaatgaaagtatggaaattgagttgaaggatatcatctttcagtatttccaaaaatgccctttgttgattttgagaaaaaaaattaatatttttgaaaaatacttttatttaatttaatattttaaaaaaacacttttatgtaatttaatattttttaaaatacttttatttaatttaatatttttttaaaataaatttatttaatttaatatttaaaaaaatatttaatttaatatttttgaaaactacttttatttaatttagtatttttgaaaaaaaaatttattgaaaaaaaattatttaacttaattttataaaatattttatatgtgttcttaaagggtatatttgtccgttactatttcataaccttcaactcaatttgaagagttatatgaaccttttgttaatttggggcccatctacccccaaaagataattctcccttatTTAAATCGATCTCTGTACAATATttggaaataataaaaagaaaaaaatgaaattgaattatgagggaaagaaaaggatattttcctttttcaaatggAAGCAAATTGTGATCTTTCTTTTGGTAATTATACCTAGCaagcaaccattttttttctcatttaaaacAATCTTGTTCCTTTTCCATACATCTCATTTTAAGTAATCCCGTTCATTTTCCAtaaacattttcctttttattaacattgtatatatttaatattttatcaatatcaTATTAGCATATAAGCACACTTCAACAAAAAGAGAATATGATGAGGTAAAGGAAGCGAAGAAGAACAAGATTTTGATACGAATGGGAAGAGAATAAGATCAAAGGagataataagattttgatataGATGAGAAAAtcataaagtatttttaatttttttaatacttactATAAAACACTTTAGGATAAAGGAAGTGGTTCAATGTCCGATGAGGATCTTTTGGTAATTGACTAACCCTAGTCTATTATTATAAGTGGAtaaaaatttaggttttgaGTGAAATGAAAATTAGAGGGCAATTAGATAGTTGCCTTGGCTaagttttctattattattaatattactaGGGAAAggcaatttaataaataattgcCTTTTGAACCACTTTCTTCCACAAGGCAATTTAATAAATAGTTGTgtaattattcttattattattgttgttgttgatcTACCTACCCtctttaacatatatataattataaatcattttcatttaaatgttaaatCCACCCATATTTACCACCTTTTTGCATGTattgtataatttttgaaaacattttaaaaaaaaaccgttgtatcgaaaataattttaaaattatcatgcTTGAGGATTTTATATGTgcaaaatatgaattaaatgtaaaaatgaactcatcttaaaaaataaaaggtgaaattaaaattattcctatagaaaataaatttaatgtaaaatatgaactttatttaAAGTACTGTAATGATAACATAATTTATGATAATTGCATAGTTTTTTAGTTATTGTCTTCGGtagaatattaaatatgtgcTGTTTGTTTTTGCCTTTTAACCCTTAAACAAAGATGGTATTGTTTGCTTTAATAGCAATAGGTTCTTACTATTCTAAAATGCGTTTTAAAGCTATGATTGCTTATTAGACTTAGAGAGaataatatctatataaaagagaataagttattataaatgatatcaaagTTGATCCTTAACCTTAATGTAAGTCTTCATCTATTTGACCCCATAATCATTTGGGGGTATAATGAAGACATCGTTTCTATATGAAAGATGACTAATTGTAATATCTCATATTAGGTAGATGAAAAGGTTTTTCACATTATATATGTACAAGTTCTTCTTAATCATGTAGGTGTGTTTTAAAGTTGTAAAGGTTCATTGGCCAATGGATAACACCTAGATTGAAGGGAACAAgatattacaaatgatatcaaagtcGATGCTTGACCTAGCATGGGAATTTGTTTAGTCTTGTAAAGGGTATTTATCCGTCCAAGTGCCCTACAATCCTACAAAACATAATGAAGATGTTATGTTTGCATAAAAGTGGTAATGATATTATACAATACAATATAATCAACATACTTCTCTTAACcatgtaaacatgttttaaagttgtgagggtACGTTTTACCCAAAACAATTACATGGTTAAAAGCGAACCATTACAAATAGCATGAGAGAGGATCCTAAACCTTGATGTAAGTCTTTGCTTGTCTAGCCCCATAAAGAGTAATTGTCCACTAGGCCCCATAATTTATGGGGCATGATGAGGATGTCATGTCTCCATGTGGTAGTAAGGAGGTGGgattgtgatatctcacataAGACGTAGGGTGTATATGTATACCCCATTGACCCATAGTGGATCATATCTATATGGGAAGGAGTGGAAAGttacaaattttcaaagaagtctatccaccaaaaaaaaaaaaaattctagaaggCCCTAAAAAAACACAtcctcaaattttagaaaaattatcatattaagAAAATCATGCTTCTATTCAAGCCTAGTTTCAAACAACTATGGTTTTTATTCTTGAGTTACAGATGAGCAAACATTCATCAACATTTAGATCGGCAAAAATAGCATCTTTGCCTACCAAATATACaacaaaacttaaaatatatcaTACTAACTAAAAGACTTGTTATCagattataaaattcatattcaccaaattcaaaaaaagaaaaataaataaataaaacctaaatTGAAGCATAATTTGAAACTGTTTTTGCACAATTTGAAATATCTGATCCAACCCTTACCCTTTCAATTCTAATTTACCTTTATTTACACCTATCTAGACTTACTTGTGACATTTCAAGTAATCAATTGGTAACCTTGAGTTTTCAATAGAAAGTAAGTCATATAAAAATATCCTATGTTAGAATAAAAAGagcaaaattgtcaatacaCAAACTACAATGTATAATATACTAACACTCTCAAGTGTATCAATATTATTCACTTTGAACCTAATGGaccctcatgactttaaaatatatctacAATATTAAGAGGAATCTACATATTAAGATAAGTCTATGTATATATAGAGTTAGAAATTTTTTCTCTTATCCAATATAGGATATCACAATAACTCATTATGtaaatataaaatctttattatagacacattttaaagtgTTGAACTCAAAGAAGACAAAATTTACATAAGAGGAAATGAGTCATTACAAAAGATGagttttaccatttttcattttttaaagcaACTTGCTTTTTAACAAAGATTTATCAATAAATATcctaaaagtaaaagaaaaattaaaggattttttttttatttttaaaaaagtaataattatGGTAAGAAGAATGgactttttctaaaataatatctAATTCTCTTGAGGAAAATATTCTTATAAAGTTATAAAACCAAGGGAAGATGAATGAGTTTTCTATATCAAGTTTCCTCTGCTAGGGAAAAAGCTATATTTTTCTAATCTAATCAATAATCAAGTTAacaaatttgaatatatatcaGATGATGTAAGAAAGGACTTTGACGTCCATATATCTCTCTTCATatgttcataatatttttaaaattgagttgATATATAGTGATAAGATTTTTTAGGCATGGTAGAAGCCAAAGAACATTTGATCTTTATTACCTATCAATTATCAACCCCACAAATTTGAATATGAGTTGTTGTATGAGCGGTGCCTTCGACTGTTGATGAAGCTATATCCATAAATCAGAAGGTCAATTTGCAAATGAGTTGTTGCATGAGAGGCGCTTGTTGACAAAACTATATCCACCAATCAAAAGGTGTCTAGGCAAATGCAATGAGAGATGAGCAGATTTTGGGATGATAATGAATAAACTTTTTTCTATATAGCTATTTATAATCCACCTTGAAAAGATTGTATAtagaattaaattttagttgaatttatttttttccctattttagcacatgtaaaataatataaaaaattgacttCTCAAacaaataagttataaaaatttataatatttatttatttaaaaaatatatttatttttaatctatttaaaaattttgaaaaatgatatctTGGGTTGACCACAGATACCTAGATGTTAAGGCTTCCCAATCGTAGTTGTTAAGCCACCAATTGATCACCTAAAAGTTTAGGCTCCTGGAATGATCAAAACTTGATACAATGCAATGCTAGGCTAAACGGTAGTCAAGCATTGTCATAAGAGTTAGGTTAAACATGAAACTAAATATCAACATAAGCATAATTATGGGAATTAATCCCTTTATTATCATGCAGGATGGTCCTTGAATCAATGAATTCTATATTCTTTGTGGCACTCGAAACTATCTGAAAGggacaaaagaaaataacaactaTGGAAACTATTTATATCactgaaaaataattcaagttctAATCCTACACCTTTGAGAATCTACTCGGTATCTTCAAGAAATGGATAATCGGTATAACCAACAATAGGATCGGGTGTATAGAATGTTTCTCTGTTGTACTTGTTGAGAGGAGCATTGAGCGCAAATCTCTTTGGAAGATCTGGGTTGGCCAAGAACCAACGCCCATACACAACAAGATCTGCGCGATTCTCTGCCACAGCGTTGTTCCCATCTTCTCTGTCATACCCCCCAGCAACAAGGAATGTACCATTGAAAGCTTTTCTCATGGGCAAAAGACTATGGGCACATTCACTTTTTTCTCCGAGTGTTTTCATCCTTGGCTCAACCATGTGGCAGTAGAGAAGCCCATATTTATTCAAGGATTCAGCCATGTAAAGGCCTAGAGCTCTTGGATTCGAGTCACCTGCTTCTGCATAAGTAGCAAATGGAGAAAGCCTTATTCCAACTTTGTCTGCCCCTATCTCATCAACAACAGCTTCAACTACTTCCAAAGGAAACCGGCATCTGTTCTCTAGGGATCCACCATATTTGTCAGTTCGATCATTGACCTGGTCTTTCATGAACTGGTCAAGTAGGTAGCCATGAGCCCCATGGATCTCAACTCCATCAAAACCTACATATTGAACAAGTAATGTTATTGCATCAAAGAAACTGAAGTGACTTCATTCACAAAACCATAAGACTAAAATCCAATAATTCAATGGTGGGAATGGCTGCCATTTTCTTAGCCGAGCATTCATGACCTTCAAATGCTATGACTTGGCTGATCAAATGTTGTTCACCAtcaccaaaatttattttaattgaaaatatcaCATACCAGCTTCAATAGCGTTCCTTGCAGCAAGTCTAAAATCCTTTACAACTTGAGGGATTTCATCTGTTGTTAGCCGCCGGGGAGGTGAGAACTGGTCAACATCAATGCCATTGGCTCCGATTTGGGGTGTCAATGGCTTGTCTGTACAAGAGATTGGAGCTTGCCCGTTTGGCTGGAAACCTGAAAAAGTTAATAGGATGGATAAATCAGAGGAGCTATaaccaaacagaaaataaaCCTTATTTCAATTCACGAACTCTTCAATATTCATTTGCATGCTGTAAGCTAAGGAATGCCTTTCAAATCTACGGCAAATGGTAAGTAAAAAACATACCCGTGTTTGAAACCCTCCCCACATGCCAAATCTGACAAAAAAAGATACCGCCTTTAGCATGTACATCATCTACAATAGGTTTCCATGCTTCAACTTGTTCTTTTGTCCATATGCCCGGTGTATGTGGATAcctaaaaatatggaaaattccaaaaaaagaaaacaaaataacgAAATTGAAAGGGCCAACATCGGTATCAAAACACTAGAAAGTATGTGCTTGAGCACATTTTGTTTATATTCATTTAGAAAATGAATGGAACTTCAGAAAATGACTTCTTCTACAAGTACCCTTGAGCAGTGTCGGAAACTCCCGTTGCTTCAGCTATGAGAAGACCCCCTTTGCTGGTTCTTTGAGAGTAATATAAGATAGCAGGTGGTTGGGGAACATTGTTCCAAGATCTCTGCCTGGTTAATGGTGCTAGAACAACCCTGAAAAATATGGAGCAAAAGGAAATTTAGCTATTTGAGCACTTTCGGCCAAAGAAAACAGTGAATGAACTACTAAAGCTTAACCAGCAGGAAGCTTAAGACTGAACAGATTGATTCATTAGATCACTTTAATTTCGCTGGCTGGATTTCTCAGAAACTGAAAACCCAAATAAAGCATTATTGAATCTCCAAATTTAGAAGCCATGGATTCAatagttcaaaccaaatcccagaatcacaatttctttttctccttaaaACCAGGCACAGAACATCAATCATACATACCCTATGTCCACTTCTCAAaacacaaaattaaaatcaGAAATCCAACATTTgcatttaatcatttttagaaacaactatgaaaaaaagttaaagtgaaaataatttaaagatattATATGAAAACATCCTTGACTCCCATGTGGGTGTCATTTATCCTGCAGCTCATTTCGGCCGGATGTCATTTTTCTAGGAGGCCACGTGTCTTTTTAGGATTGGTCACTATGGAATCACTATAGTGGAGCCGATGAACCAATCAGAAATTGACAACTGTAAAGTGGGAATCTTGAGGCTGTTAGAGGGGAGCGTTGTTTTGGCTGGAGAAGGGGTGCTTTTTGCAGGGGGTAAGGAGGCTGGCAGAGAGGTGGGggggaggttttttttttcctggcgGTTAGAGGATATTTGTAGGAGGGAGGCAGGTGCtgtgaggatttttttttagggagagAGCTTCCATTGCCAGGGGGTTAGAGATTGAGAGGGGAGGTTCGGCTGAGAAGAATAGAGAGAGTTAGAGGACTTGAGCTGCCGTGAGGTGGGTGACTCCATTGCCAGAAGAGGGAGACTCAGGTATGATTTCCATAgctatatttatttttccatgttCATGCCCTTTTCATGGGGATATCTGAATATCAAATGAGATTCTATCTGGATGTTTGAATGTGTTTACCGGGTATTTTCGTCGGTTTTTGGGATCTTGAGCTTGCTTATACTCACCCTTTTGCTTGATTTCTATCCCGTTTCAATGTCCCCTGTTTTGAGATCTCTCGTGAGATTCCCACCTTTGTTTTCGTTTTAAAACtcgttttgaattttttcttgaACTGATTCTACATCCGAGCTCATTGAGGggcatgggaaatgaggcttGTATGAACTCATTTGGTTCCCATCTGCTGTACTCTGTTCTGGCTATATTCCTTTGTTCTTGGGACCCATCTGTATCATGCATCAGATCTTCCACTTTCGCCTGAAGAGGAAGGGTATTATGAGATATAAGTTCTCAGTTTCTGGGCATGAAAAGTTGCAGTTGGTTATCTCGTTGGGCCCAGCCATTTTGACTGAAATAATCTTTTGAGAATGTAAATGAAGAGGATGTTTCTTCGTCATTCTTTCTTTGGTTGTCTTGATGGTGCTTGATCATGTTGGTTTGGTCTCTGTGCCTTCCTATACCGAGATGGGTCAGTTTTCAAGAGGAGAAGGGTATAAAAATGGGATTAATCATGAATGAGGGTGGTGTGGTATGTGCTGGTGCTCGTGGTTTTGGACCTAATGATAATAGACGTGGCTAGGGAGGTGGCAGGTGCTTCCCACTACAATATGCAGTTTCAAATCTCCAGTTTGGGATTCATCTCAATGTTTGGAGGACCAAGAGTGTTGATCCCAAGGAAATCTCCACAGCCTCAATGAAAGACACCTCAAGTTTTCATGCAGCCTTTATCAGGTTCAGATTTTGAGCGGACATAATTTCCTGCAATGGATCAGCATGGCAGTCCATTCTGGTTATCTCCACGTATGGCATGGCTAGGCTATTTTCCCCAATTCCTCTATTCCAGTCCCAGTTTCAAGAAATGAAATATGTTCCATCATCAAGGAAGCTTTCATGACCAGAGGAACTCGAGCGCAATGACAAGTACCACCATATCCAGCATTTGTATCGTGTACACTCATCAAACCCATCCCATATTATCatcttttctctctcctcaTATCACTAACCCATTACCTGCATCCTTTTCCATCATTCAAACCCATTTCCTTTTCTATCATATCCGCCACCAGTAACCCATTTCCCCACCATATCTACTCATCCCTTTTTCCTTCTGAACCTGCTAAACCCATCAGCCTCACCACCCTTCACGCTCCCTATATTCACCGTCGACGGCCCATTCCATTCTCATACCCATAATTTCTCCCTCATCAATTTTCCGTTCATCTCATAAGAGGATATTGCTTCCCTATCTCTCATGGCTCTCTCTTTTCCACGTAATTAAGTGTAATTAACCTACCTTTCTCATGTCTACGATATATTATGaagcattaattaaaaataaattacgtTAATTCATGGAAAAATATAATGTAATGAACTCACTAAGATATAGTCACACCTATTagattaaaattgtaattaactaACATATATTACCATAGGGGcatcaaaattaattatggttgtATGACAAAATGTTCGAATAAGTACGATATACCATGGtgagtgaaataaattaatgaatctgaatttatttaaaatttccataagtAGAATATCATAACTTATCTCATTTTACGTAATTAAGTGTAATTAACCTACCTTTCTCATGTCTAGGATATATTATGaagcattaattaaaaataaattacattaaTTCATGGAAAAATATAGTGTAATGAACTCACTAAGATATAGTCAGACCTATTagattaaaattgtaattaactaACATATACTACCATAGGggcattaaaattaattatggttgtATGACAAATTGTTCGAATAAGTACGATATACCATGGTGAGTGACATAAATTAATGaatctgaatttatttaaaatttccataagtagaatatcataacatatctcattttaCGTAATTAAGTCTACTTAACTAACCTTTCTCATATATAGGATATATTAGGAagcatgatttaaaaaaaaatcccgttaattgatgaaaaaatataGTAAGTAGGAAACGGTATCAAAACATAGTTACAATAAATAGGCTAAACAATAGTAACAAATGTCAATATTATCAATTAAGTCCATATCTCccctttatattttgttaagttATACACATATCCATTTGAAATGGGTGTAAAAAATATCCACATTAGGCTAACTTTCCCAATTGAtataaatgttatatttaatgGCACCTAAAAAACTGATGCAAATATCCAAACTATCAACCACTAAGTGTACCATTGTGGTGGTAGGTTTTCAATATGTGGCAGCctattaaaaaatgtaataactCCATCAACCAACCACATACATATCTTAGTATATATTTGGGGGAGTTTTAGTATTGTAAGAAGCTTGGAGACTGAACGAGGTCTGCTATTTGTTGGAGAACAGGTCACAAAAAACATCCAGAAGACAAATCTTCAGGTCAAGCTGCATCACACTTGGACCTTCCATTTTAACGGTATGATCTTTAACTCAATAAAGAATAGGTAAACAAATccataatacattttttaagcTGAATGCCTTCATCTTTGAAATGGATGGGGGAATATTTCCAAAACCTAATAGTGATTTTTAAATGGTATGTATTGATGTTAAAGAGTTTGGATTTTGATTGTCTAAAGCACATTGTTAGTAATATGCATCAATGATCTGTTGAACAGTTGAGATTAATTTAGTTAATATAAGTGAGTCATGTTGGCTGTAAAAATCACAACATCATCAAAATTATAGGGTAATACATATTCAAATGACTTAAAAAGAGAGAATCAACCTTAAGAAATGTGTATTATTGACTCCCAATATGGGGTAAGTTTGGAATAAGTTTGGCGGTGTACCCAAAAGCTTCCGTGCTTTTAGATAGAATTATATAAAAGtgattttccatgtttttaaaGAAAGTGGATGAGAGGTATTAATTATTATGACTGGCAAACTCCTTGAAGATGGCAACTAAGATTaatgttggaaattttgttAACATAGTATGCCTAAATAGGGCAACATTATAACGTTCTGATAAGGAATTAAGGCCTTAATGAAATGaacaacaaaaagaaacaattaGCTAATATGTTAACATATTAAAACAGTGAAcatgaaccggtcgaccggttaaatAAGACCGGTCGATAGATTTTCTCAACCGGTAGACACTGCCAAATTTTGTGAACAGCACCAAAATGCATCCGGTGAATTTGTAGGTCAACCACATTATAATAACTTAGAGCAAAGGAAGAGAGTAGATTCGGGTTACGAGGAAACAAACAATTGTACCGATTGTTTTTTTATGCTCATCAAGACCAACAACACCATCCGCTACCACAAAAAAGTTGGACAATCTGAAATATTGTTATTGCACAAGGACCTCCAAAAGCACTACAACCTTAGCCTCAACAGCAGAACCATGTCTACGAAGTTGAACTTAACTATTACTTCACTTGGTTGTCTAAGGACAATTTAAATTATGGTGCGTTTCTGTATAGATGTCAGACGTGGATCATTGTCTAACGCCATCTTTTTAGGGTATTGGTGTCGCACTTGCATTTGTCACAAGTTATTTCCTCaacataatgatttttaagtgatatttaatgattttaaaaagttctGCTTATGATTGTGTATAGCAGAGTAGTATCAATTTTGCAACATATGACcttttaaatggaaaatcatGGGGAAATTATCACGTGTGCAGTCTACACCGGTtctataatttatcaaattctaaatttttttccaaaaatgagaatagaTGACGTTGTCGAATTCGGTTTATCTTCAAGTATACAATCAATTGATACAAAAGTGATACGATAATTTGTTAAAGTATTATTGGGGaatttttttaccttatttatgTAATGTAGATGATGCAATCGGTGAAGGAGAAAACAATCAAGCGGGAGTTTGAAGTGAAGGAGGAGGACGTCGTCAATGACGATGCATTTATCGGTGCCACTTACCACCTAGGTGGAAACGGTTTGAAAGAGAAGGTGTTGAAGGGTATTTTAGATGAAGAAGTCTACAAATTTGAATTCGATTGCATAGATGAGGCTGAAACATTTTACAACATGTTAGCTAGAGTAGCCGGATTTAGTATTCGAAAAGATGATTTGAAGCAAGACAAGAATGGAGATATAATATCTCGAAAGTGGGTGTGTTCTAGAGAAGGACAGCGAGCGACaaagtttattgaaaatgacaagCGACAGCGTGAGCCACGATCATTGACTAGGGTTGG contains the following coding sequences:
- the LOC100255087 gene encoding 12-oxophytodienoate reductase 2-like codes for the protein MEWAVDGEYREREGWVVLAPLTRQRSWNNVPQPPAILYYSQRTSKGGLLIAEATGVSDTAQGYPHTPGIWTKEQVEAWKPIVDDVHAKGGIFFCQIWHVGRVSNTGFQPNGQAPISCTDKPLTPQIGANGIDVDQFSPPRRLTTDEIPQVVKDFRLAARNAIEAGFDGVEIHGAHGYLLDQFMKDQVNDRTDKYGGSLENRCRFPLEVVEAVVDEIGADKVGIRLSPFATYAEAGDSNPRALGLYMAESLNKYGLLYCHMVEPRMKTLGEKSECAHSLLPMRKAFNGTFLVAGGYDREDGNNAVAENRADLVVYGRWFLANPDLPKRFALNAPLNKYNRETFYTPDPIVGYTDYPFLEDTE